A single region of the Salvia splendens isolate huo1 chromosome 18, SspV2, whole genome shotgun sequence genome encodes:
- the LOC121776415 gene encoding thiol-disulfide oxidoreductase LTO1-like gives MSSTSFLTKSPSSLPRQLLTSPPHPQLSASLFKKGASNQRLLMLKVSCDSAGSQRTAKSDSSAASDGLISAYGWCAALGGVGFLETAYLTLANSEAFCPIGEGSCDGILNSHFASILGVPLPLYGMAAYGLVAILGLGQHIGFQNTLFDVKKTDVDTVLVGITTSIVVATTYFLYTLSTEFGGESWLHCLTSSALTFSLFLIIIKNLGIDKIKEMLGSKLSIASLLIIALAASYNVFQPVSSSFAMTELPYVEKEITTESSPLAISLAKHLHSTGARLYGAFWCSHCVHQKVIFGREAAKLLDYVECYPDGLKAGTKMAEACYGIDLKYFPSWEINGQVFSGEKPLEELATLSGIKLEELSH, from the exons ATGTCCAGCACCAGTTTCCTCACTAAATCTCCGTCGTCTCTTCCCCGGCAGCTCCTCACTTCTCCGCCGCATCCTCAGCTCTCGGCGTCTCTGTTCAAG AAAGGAGCTTCCAATCAGAGATTATTGATGCTGAAAGTCAGCTGCGATTCGGCGGGCAGCCAGCGCACCGCCAAATCCGACTCCTCCGCCGCCAGTGACGGGCTCATTTCAGCATATGGATGGTGCGCCGCTCTCGGCGGCGTTGGGTTTCTGGAGACTGCGTATCTGACTCTCGCCAATTCGGAAGCATTTTGCCCCATAGGAGAGGGATCTTGCGATGGCATCCTTAACAGTCACTTCGCTTCCATTTTAG GTGTTCCTCTGCCATTATACGGCATGGCTGCCTATGGATTAGTTGCGATTCTCGGCCTCGGACAACATATTGGTTTCCAGAATACACTGTTTGATGTCAAGAAAACTGATGTTGATACGGTCTTGGTTGGGATAACTACCTCAATTGTAGTTGCTACTACGTACTTTCTGTATACCCTGAGCACCGAGTTTGGTGGAGAGTCATGGTTACACTGTTtgacatcatcagcactaaccTTCAGCTTGTTCTTGATTATCATAAAG AATCTTGGGATCGACAAGATTAAAGAGATGTTGGGCTCAAAGTTGAGCATAGCTAGCTTGCTTATTATAGCCTTGGCTGCATCATATAATGTTTTTCAACCTGTTTCATCAAG TTTTGCAATGACAGAATTACCATATGTAGAAAAAGAGATCACAACTGAATCAAGTCCTTTGGCTATTTCTCTTGCAAAACATCTGCACTCTACTGGAGCGAGACTATATGGGGCTTTCTGGTGTTCACATTGTGTGCAtcagaaagtg ATATTTGGGCGCGAAGCAGCTAAACTGTTAGATTACGTAGAGTGCTATCCTGATGGATTAAAGGCAGGAACTAAAATGGCCGAGGCCTGTTATGGTATTGACCTTAAATATTTTCCGTCTTGGGAAATAAATGGCCAG GTTTTCAGCGGTGAGAAGCCATTGGAAGAACTTGCAACATTGTCTGGGATCAAACTTGAAGAATTGAGTCATTAG